A window from Anopheles ziemanni chromosome X unlocalized genomic scaffold, idAnoZiCoDA_A2_x.2 X_unloc_3, whole genome shotgun sequence encodes these proteins:
- the LOC131292096 gene encoding uncharacterized protein LOC131292096, whose product MLQGAGQSTRPLKESVHAKIASRTKQFEVGVEFLIVDKLMANLPLRDVNTTSWNIPSELILADPEFYKSSAIDIILGARHYAAFFEGSAQLKLAPTLPTLQESVFGWVVTGSIGSPEPSEGTSNVAHTTAVICMTTLEESIERFWKSEELWFNDGYSPEERQCEAIYRNTTQRDPSGRYIVRLPKQPDFFDKLGLSRDMALNRFILLERRLQRDPDLKEEYHKFMKEYLELGHMTPTSPADNDHGYYLPHHPVLKESSTTTKLRVVFDGSAKTSTGYSLNDALRVGPVVQDQLLDIILRFRTYKVALVGDIAKMYRQIEVHPDDRRFQRVLFRFSPDASVETYELNTVTYGLAPSSFLATRTLLQLAEDEGTNFPHAAQALVQNFYVDDFIGGADSEEQAKQLREELDELLKKGGFSLRKWTSSKLAVLSGLTEDQIGTQSTLQFMPDEKIKALGIAWEPEADVLSFESRIDADTSYPTMRLIFSGISRMFDPIGLISPIIIRAKLLMQELWVQKPGWDNPVSDSIYKKWTSIKSDWPIISGYKSDRYALLPDSRVQLHTFCDASEAAFGACIYSRCENKQGHVRISLLASKSRLAPLKRVTLPRLELNAAVTGAHLYDRVKQAMGLESAESYFWSDSTVTLHWLSSPPNNWKTYVGNRVAEVQAYSHLHPWKHIAGCSNPADLVSRGVTAADFVKSALWSSGPEWLIRPASEWPNSTPTVADGAELEIRQVSAAVAVIETVHPWFERYSSYTKLLRVIGYCLRFVRNAKEKCRTRRDPLEPPASSTITPDLMEAAKTVLCKLAQQDAFPTELERLRKREVVPKRSPLRRLSPFIDSEGVMRVGGRLKLSQLPYQSKHSILLPKKHIFARRIAEHLHRELIHGGGRLLLSQIREEFWPLDGRHLVKSVVRHCLRCIRQQPILEQQQIGQLPSLRITPNRPFATIGVDYAGPIYLRPIHKRAEPAKAYLCVFVCFATKAVHLELVGDLTTAGFLASLRRFASRRGRPSHIYSDNGKNFEGAARELSELFEMLHDEEQSNIIVSTCADMGITWHFSPPRAPHFGGLWEAAVKTAKRHLFRQLGSTRLPYEGYITVLHQIEAAMNSRPLLPMSDDPNDLAALTPAHFLIGTSMNAIPEPDYSNRKTYTLSEWQKWQLLVQRFWKHWASEYLQEMQRDTMKTCSNSDFSPGRLAILMDEALPTTQWPLARIVETHPGTDSLTRVVTLRTAKGISVRPIAKICLLPEATN is encoded by the coding sequence ATGCTGCAGGGTGCAGGCCAATCTACCCGTCCGCTGAAAGAATCCGTTCACGCGAAGATTGCCTCACGAACGAAACAGTTTGAAGTGGGTGTCGAATTTTTGATTGTCGACAAGTTGATGGCTAATCTGCCGCTGCGGGACGTTAACACGACGAGCTGGAACATCCCGTCCGAGCTGATCCTAGCCGATCCAGAGTTCTACAAATCTTCGGCAATCGACATTATTCTTGGCGCTCGACATTATGCTGCTTTCTTCGAAGGTAGCGCCCAGCTCAAACTAGCACCTACCCTTCCAACGCTGCAGGAAAGCGTATTCGGATGGGTCGTCACTGGTTCGATTGGATCGCCAGAGCCTTCGGAAGGCACTTCTAATGTTGCTCACACGACAGCTGTAATTTGTATGACAACTCTAGAAGAATCCATCGAGCGGTTTTGGAAATCAGAAGAGTTATGGTTCAACGATGGCTACTCACCCGAAGAACGCCAATGTGAGGCTATTTACCGAAACACAACCCAGCGGGATCCATCGGGTCGATACATAGTTCGTCTTCCGAAGCAACCAGATTTCTTTGACAAACTTGGACTGTCAAGGGATATGGCTTTGAACCGCTTTATACTTCTCGAAAGAAGACTCCAACGTGATCCAGACCTAAAAGAAGAATACCACAAGTTCATGAAAGAGTACTTGGAACTGGGGCACATGACTCCCACGTCTCCAGCAGACAATGATCACGGGTATTACTTACCGCACCATCCCGTTTTGAAAGAATCTAGTACGACGACAAAGCTCCGGGTCGTTTTCGACGGATCAGCGAAGACATCTACTGGATATTCGCTAAACGATGCATTGCGTGTCGGTCCAGTAGTGCAAGACCAGTTGCTGGATATAATTCTTCGTTTTCGCACCTACAAAGTAGCGCTCGTTGGTGACATCGCGAAAATGTACAGGCAGATAGAAGTCCATCCTGATGACCGTCGGTTTCAACGCGTGTTGTTTCGATTCTCACCGGATGCTTCAGTGGAGACTTACGAGCTGAATACGGTGACCTACGGGCTTGCTCCATCTTCTTTTTTGGCTACGCGTACGTTGCTGCAGTTGGCCGAGGATGAAGGCACGAACTTTCCGCATGCTGCACAAGCTTTGGTTCAAAATTTCTACGTGGACGACTTCATCGGTGGTGCTGATTCAGAGGAGCAAGCAAAGCAGCTACGAGAGGAGCTCGATGAATTGTTAAAAAAGGGTGGATTCTCTCTGCGAAAATGGACCTCTAGTAAGTTGGCCGTGCTCTCTGGTTTGACGGAGGATCAGATCGGAACGCAGTCAACGCTTCAATTTATGCCCGACGAGAAGATAAAGGCACTCGGTATCGCTTGGGAGCCCGAAGCTGACGTTTTATCCTTCGAGTCGCGGATCGACGCCGACACTAGCTACCCCACAATGCGGTTAATATTCTCTGGCATCTCCCGAATGTTCGATCCGATAGGATTGATATCGCCGATCATCATTCGCGCTAAGTTGCTGATGCAGGAATTGTGGGTGCAGAAGCCTGGCTGGGATAATCCTGTTTCTGACAGCATCTATAAAAAGTGGACATCCATTAAATCCGACTGGCCAATTATTTCCGGTTATAAAAGTGATCGCTACGCTCTCTTACCTGATTCTCGCGTTCAGTTACATACGTTTTGTGATGCCTCTGAAGCCGCGTTCGGTGCATGTATTTACTCGcgttgtgaaaacaaacaaggacACGTACGAATCTCGCTATTAGCATCGAAGTCACGTTTAGCACCACTAAAACGGGTTACATTACCGCGATTAGAACTTAATGCAGCCGTTACAGGAGCGCATTTATACGATCGTGTGAAGCAGGCGATGGGACTCGAATCAGCGGAGTCATATTTTTGGTCCGACTCGACAGTTACGCTGCATTGGCTGAGTTCACCGCCCAACAATTGGAAAACGTATGTAGGCAATCGCGTCGCGGAGGTGCAAGCCTACTCACATCTCCATCCCTGGAAACACATTGCGGGATGTTCGAATCCTGCTGACTTGGTATCACGAGGCGTGACCGCAGCAGATTTCGTGAAAAGTGCACTGTGGAGCAGCGGTCCAGAGTGGTTAATTCGTCCAGCGTCTGAATGGCCAAATTCAACACCAACGGTTGCGGATGGTGCCGAGCTAGAGATTCGTCAAGTGAGTGCAGCGGTTGCCGTCATCGAGACAGTGCATCCTTGGTTCGAGCGGTACTCATCATACACCAAGCTTCTACGCGTCATTGGGTATTGCCTTAGATTCGTGCGCAATGCTAAGGAGAAGTGCCGTACTCGCCGCGATCCATTGGAGCCCCCAGCGTCATCAACTATCACTCCGGACCTCATGGAAGCTGCTAAAACTGTGCTATGCAAGCTGGCACAGCAAGACGCATTTCCAACGGAGCTCGAGCGGTTGAGGAAGCGTGAGGTGGTTCCAAAGCGCTCACCACTTAGACGTCTGAGCCCGTTCATCGACAGCGAAGGAGTTATGAGAGTAGGAGGGCGCCTCAAGCTCTCACAACTGCCTTATCAATCGAAACATTCAATTCTTCTGCCCAAGAAGCACATCTTCGCACGCCGCATCGCAGAGCACCTTCATAGAGAACTCATACATGGTGGCGGAAGATTGCTGCTTTCCCAGATTCGCGAAGAATTTTGGCCACTCGACGGACGACATCTGGTGAAAAGCGTCGTTAGACACTGCTTACGATGCATTCGCCAACAGCCCATACTTGAGCAGCAACAAATCGGGCAGTTACCATCATTGCGGATCACACCGAATCGACCGTTCGCGACCATCGGAGTGGACTATGCTGGGCCGATCTACCTACGACCGATCCACAAACGAGCAGAGCCCGCCAAAGCATACCTCTgcgtatttgtttgctttgctacGAAGGCTGTCCACCTGGAACTAGTGGGTGATTTGACCACTGCTGGTTTCCTAGCATCACTTCGACGGTTTGCATCGCGCCGAGGACGTCCGTCCCATATCTACTCGGACAACGGTAAAAACTTCGAAGGCGCAGCCCGGGAGCTTAGTGAGCTATTCGAGATGCTCCATGATGAGGAGCAAAGCAACATCATCGTTTCGACTTGTGCTGATATGGGCATCACTTGGCACTTCAGTCCACCAAGGGCTCCACACTTTGGCGGATTGTGGGAAGCTGCAGTGAAGACCGCCAAAAGGCACCTGTTTCGCCAGCTGGGCAGCACGAGACTGCCTTATGAAGGATACATCACTGTGCTGCACCAAATAGAGGCAGCAATGAATTCGCGTCCGCTGTTACCTATGTCGGACGACCCCAACGATTTAGCCGCTTTAACACCTGCACATTTTCTTATAGGCACATCCATGAACGCCATCCCCGAGCCGGACTATTCAAACCGAAAGACGTACACCCTGAGCGAGTGGCAGAAGTGGCAACTGCTCGTCCAGCGCTTCTGGAAACATTGGGCCAGCGAGTATCTACAAGAGATGCAAAGGGATACGATGAAGACCTGCAGCAATTCAGATTTTTCACCTGGCAGACTGGCAATCCTGATGGACGAGGCTCTTCCTACAACACAATGGCCACTCGCGCGGATAGTTGAGACACACCCCGGCACGGATAGTTTGACACGTGTGGTAACATTAAGAACTGCAAAGGGAATTTCGGTTAGGCCAATCGCTAAAATTTGCTTGCTACCGGAGGCAACAAACTGA